AGTTTCGATCGATTTCGCTCCCTATATATAACCCTTGATCTCCCGCTTTTTTTGCACATCAATCACAAGTCGGAGGCAAGCCGAAGAAACCCTCTTCTTCACTTTGCGCGCCCACCCTCTTTCTTTCTGTTTTTCTGCGTGCGAATCTTGAAGGGTCACGTAAATTTAGCCATGGAGGTGAAGATGATTCCTGAATCCACTGCAGTTGGAGACGGAATGCGAACAGTTTCGACGAATATGGGAACGATCGACGTTCTGGATTCTAATCGGGGTTTCCATTGTTATCATGGCGCTGACGTTATGGACGAGAACAACGGGAGGCCAAGTAAAAAACCGAAAATCGAAGAACAAGTAGTTGAATATGCATTGCCTGTAGGGTTTCTTGATCCTATTAATCCCGACGAACGCTCGTTGGTCTCTGTGCCGCAAACGCAATCCATCTTAGAATACCAAAACAGTAATCTCAAGGCTATCGTTCCATCTATGAGCAAACAGTTTTGGAAGGCAGGGGATTATGAGGTTTCTGTTCACAATAGAGAATCCGTAGCACACCCTGGTAATCGATTTTCTTAAGGATTATTAATCTTTCGTATGTGAAAAAAAGTAGTAACAGAGGAGAATTAAATATTTTGACGGGCATGGCTCAAAATCATAGTGTTGCATGAGTTTGTTTTGTTATGCATTTGATGAACCCTTGATTCTTTGTTTAGTTGATAGTTCTTGAAGAAGATTGTCAAGTTATTGTAGCCCTAGGCATTCAGTAGAGTAATTTAATTAATgggtttcttttttaattttttcttttgtaAGTACTTGTTAAAAATTAAACCTTGTTCATGCTGACAAAGATGTAATTTTATTGTAATTTGTACAGCAGCTGGTATGGATCACGTGAGGGTTCATCCCAGATTTTTGCATTCAAATGCTACCAGCCACAAGTGGGCACTAGGAGGTAATTAATTCCTAGTTTTATTGATGAATATTGTATAATGCATGGTTCTAAAACTTCAATGTAAACTGatgtttgatttttatattttagCTTTTGCTGAGCTTCTTGACAATTCTTTAGACGAGGTATATAAGATTCTAAACTCTTTCTTGCTGCAATTTAGTTTCTGCAAGTCCTCTGATTTTAATTTTTCTCTTTGACATGCAATTAATTTCAGGTGCGCACTGGAGCCACTTATGTTAATGTAGATGTGCTGAATAATGAAAAAGACATTGGTAGCAAGATGTTACTGATCGAAGGTACATCACTGCTTCTGGAGTTATCATTCATACATAACTTCGAGTTGAAGATATCAACAGACTGAAATTCTGATATATAATTTTTGTTTAGatatattttgtttgtttttcttttaactAAAAAGGTGTTGCTTGATTTTTGAGGGCAGATAATGGTGGTGGAATGACTCCTGATAAATTGCGTGGATGCATGTCTCTTGGCTACTCTGTGAAAAGCAAGTTGGCCAACACTATTGGTCAATGTGAGTGTAGATTTATGTTTTTTCTGCAATTCAATATGTTCACATAAatatataatcatttttttttaacaatttaatTTGTTTTAGATGGGAATGGTTTCAAGACAAGTACAATGAGGCTTGGAGCAGATGTTTTAGTATTTACTCGTTGCCCAGGACAGGATGGTAGAAGGTATAGAATTTGATGATGGACGTTTAATTATGATTTGAGCAATTGttgtattctttttatttttattatgagGAGTTTCTTATCATTATTGGTAAGATCAAAACTAACTTGGTTTGACTGTTGTTTTTTGTTAGTCCAACTCAAAGTATCGGAATGCTATCATACACATTTTTAATGGAAACCGGAAAGGAAGATATTGTGGTTCCAATGGTACGTACAACCCTATTTAATTTTGTTTCTATATATCCATGAAATAATTATAGATGTATATAACACATGAATCAAGCAAGCTCCTtgtaatatatattatattattgtGTTTCTAGATTGATTTTGAAAAGAGAGGAGATGACTGGGGAATGATGGTGCGATTCACACCTGAGGATTGGAAAAGAAACATGGAGACACTGGTCCAGTGGTCTCCATACTCGACTGAAGAAGCTCTCTTACAGCAGGTAATCATGTTATTGTTATTTTGTTTTAGAAATGTAAGCAGAATCAATACTAAATCTTTTTCTGTTTCACTTGTAGTTTGATTTCATCAACATTCAAGGCACACGCATCATTATATATAACATTTGGGAGGACGAAGAAGGACAATTAGAGCTTGATTTTGACACTGATCCACATGTATGTATATGTCTatgtttatataatatatactGTAATTAGGTGTGTTTTTTCTTCTTCTTGGTTTCTCTTTTAACCTAAATGAGCTACTCCTTTCTTGAATTGACAGGACATCCAAATCAGAGGGGTCAATCGAGATCCCAAGAAGATTGAGATGGCGAAACAGTATCCCAACTCTCGCCACTTTTTAACTTACAGGCATTCCTTAAGAGTATAATTTCTCCCACTAACAATCCAtttatctatatatgtatatttgcatataatatgtataatttatctttttttttttacttgtcCAGAATTATGCAGCAATTTTATACCTGCGCATTCCAGAGGGCTTTAGAATCATCCTTCGTGGAGAAGATGTAATTCATCATAATATAGTTGATGATATGATGCTAACTCAGATGGTTACGTATAAGCCAACACAACCATGTCCTGAATGGACAACCACAAGGAATGATCAAAACGTATCAACCCTAAATCCTTAAGTAGTACTATTtaagtattattttaaaattaggaGTTTTAATTCTACTCTTGTTTTTCCACCTAGCAGATGGTGGCTGTGGTGACTATAGGTTTTGTGAAAGATGCAAAAGACCATATCGATGTTCAAGGGTTCAATGTTTATCACAAGAACCGACTCATTAAGGTTTAATTGACTTTCTCCTTATATAAATGATCGGTGTATATATGTTTTCTAATTTTAATTTGTGTGACAGCCATTTTGGAGGGTTTGGAATGCTGCTGGAAGTGATGGTAGGGGAGTTATAGGCGTATTAGAAGCTGATTTTGTTGAGCCAGCTCATGATAAACAGGGGTTTGAACGCACAACTGTACTTTCAAGACTTGAGAATCGATTGGTTGTCATACAAAAGAAATactggttttttttttcttctcttcATTTATTatttctcctctctctcacacacacacccacCAAATTCAATCTGCCAACAAAATTTGACTTTTTTGTTTAGGTCTACGAATTGTCAAGAAATTGGGTATGCTAAACGTTGCAAGAGCAGTTCAGATACAAAATGTAGACCTTCAATGGAAGATAAACCGGATGTTCAAAGTGATGCTAGAGCCCCCAAGTTGAGGCCCATCAGAAAAGTTGAAGCATCAACATCTGAGGAATCAGAGTTTCCAGAAATCATTACAAGTAGATCACCAAAAATTAAATGTAAAGAATCAAAAGCAACTATGAATGGAGACGACACCATAGCCAAGTTGAAGGAAGAGAATCTGCAACTCAAGAAGaggtttgtttttttatttatttatttatttggcaaGGAGAATTTCACCATTTACTAATTATATGTTTGTTGGTATATAATTGTTTTGCAGACTAGAGACAAGCGAGGGTGTGATGCTCAATGATTTGTTATTGGATCTGCAATCTGAGAAAGACAAGACTATTTCTCTTGAAAATCAAGTAAGTAAAATCTCTTTTTTGAAATatgtttatataaaattatgaatGGCAATGGTGGTTGATGGACAGATTGTGAAATTACAAGAAAAGATTCAAGTGCTTGATCAAGAACAAATAAACCTTATTGACATATTTTCTGAAGAAAGAAACCGGCGGGAAGCCCTGGAAGAGACTTTGAGGAATAAGTTGAAGGTATTCCTTATTGTTTAAGGAACCAATTTATAATATGTCCTCAGCATCAGCTATAAATTCTTGTTTCTTGTAGGAGGCCAATGACACCATTGAAGAGTTACAAAGGAACATAAAAGTGCTCAAGAGCAATGGAGTCATAATATGCTAGTTTTAATATCAAAATTACAGATCAAACCCTACTAACACTGCTACGTCCCTAAAGTTTCATCTCTGCATTAATCGCTTCTTAGACTATTAAATACTATCAAAGATGGTTTGGCTTTTGTATTTCTGTCTTCTACTTTTGCGTACATTTATGATTGTTGTTACATTCTTATATGAAGCAAGCATAGACTCCTGAATTATAATCCCAATTGGTTGTAATTATTATAAATGATAAGAAAATACAGAGTTTTTTCAACAAAAGAATGTGACCCACCAATTAATAATACATAATAATAACGAAGCCAGTTTTTGCTGTATGTACATACGAGCAACCAACTAGGGTTGCTGGTTTTGAGGGCTGTTGGGAGAAGGGGGGAAACTTGGTATCCATGTTCTTGGATCTCTTAGATCAAAtccaggtggtggtggtggtggcggaggaaTGAGAAAAGGGTTTCGTGGTATCCAGGTTCTTGGATCACTTGGATTGAATGGTGGTTGTGGTGATGGTGGATTGGGTGAAGGGATGTTCGGTATCCAAGTTCTTGGGTCTCCTAAATTGAACACCGGAGGGAAGTTTGGTGGTGGATATGGCAAAGATGGTGGCTGTGGTGGGAATTGAGTGGGTGGAAATGAAGGAAAAGGCGGCAGTTGTGGGAACGGCGGCAATTGAGGCAGCGGTGGCAGTTGTGGGAACGGCGGCAATTGAGGCAGCGGCGGCAGTTGCGGGAAGGGAGGGAATTGAGGTAAAGGCCAAGGAAAATAAGGGAGGAAAAACTTTGAGGAGTTGAAAGAATCCGATGACATGATGAGCTTTTGTTGGTAATTGAGGGCACAAAGGGTGGAGTTGATCTGAAAAGGTCTATAACTGAGAGCACTCACACTATAAACACAAACATTAGTTGACTTTGATTTGACGGTGATCTCTTTGGTGGTTGTGGACACCCCAGGGACATTGCAGCCTGGAACGGAGCTCTTTATTAATGTGGCTTCACAGAGTGACTGAATGGCCGGACCTTCCACACAATCAACCCCCTCCACCGATGGTATATCCAATCTGTATACACCGTATCTGTTGGTTGTTCTGTTCACTGAAAAACTAATCTGCTCTTTTGTACTTGGCGCATTCCCTTGAAATTTACATTGGACATGAACATCCGCCCCTGTGATTATctcaacaacataacaacacaaTGGGTATAAATGTAAATTTCAAATTCTAGTACTATAACACTATCTATGATTATTGATTGCTGCTTTACCTGGTAAGAAATAGCTGTATCTTGTAAATAAGTTGCTGTAGCAGACGTCGCAAAACACTGAGCCTGTGACTGTGATGTGGGACGTGGTTGGCTGAACCGCTGCAGAAACCGGTGAAGCAGACAGagaaacaacaacaagaagaagaaagaggattGGATCCATGGTTGGAATTGGAAATGAAAGAAGCAGAAGCTTCCAAGTATTGTTGTTATGTGGAGGATGCCGGATATGATATATAAAAAAGAATGATAACATTAAGTGGGGTCACGTATACGTATAATCGAGTCCGTGACTGTGAGTAGTTGTTGTTACTTGATAGGAATAAGTGTGAATGTGATTTTAGAAGTTTCATCAATCTACTACTACAATACAAAGACATGTGAAGTCCCCTTTTTGGCAGATTCAAGAACTCAATTAATTCAATGGAGATGGTTTTTATGTATTGGTGGGTGTTTGGAGTATGTTCATGAGATTCTTTTTATGACTCCCTACCAATTAAACACACATCTTCCCAACACCATATTGGtttataaataaaaacatatattttaaatatttcaaGTTAAAGATCCGTACTTCTAAACTCAATATTTTCCTTAACATCTTTGAATACATATTTTCTATTACAACAATTCTAGGATCCATCACATCATTTAGTGTTAAAACACATACACATCTATATTCAAACAAATCAAACACATTCATTCCAAAATGGTTTCCAAAAGAGCTTTGATTTTCTTGTACGATATTATGTTTTTCTTCAACTTTCTATGCTAAAATGCCCAAAAGCGGTTTGGCCATACTTTTGCCACGGTGGCAGCCAGTAGGTGAACATCTTTTGCGGTAGAATTTTATTGcacgttctctctctctctctctactttctcttctTCTCATGTTTGAACCGTCAAAAAGTTAcaattataattattaatttataatcCGTGAGAat
The genomic region above belongs to Lactuca sativa cultivar Salinas chromosome 4, Lsat_Salinas_v11, whole genome shotgun sequence and contains:
- the LOC111889839 gene encoding leucine-rich repeat extensin-like protein 3; the encoded protein is MDPILFLLLVVVSLSASPVSAAVQPTTSHITVTGSVFCDVCYSNLFTRYSYFLPGADVHVQCKFQGNAPSTKEQISFSVNRTTNRYGVYRLDIPSVEGVDCVEGPAIQSLCEATLIKSSVPGCNVPGVSTTTKEITVKSKSTNVCVYSVSALSYRPFQINSTLCALNYQQKLIMSSDSFNSSKFFLPYFPWPLPQFPPFPQLPPLPQLPPFPQLPPLPQLPPFPQLPPFPSFPPTQFPPQPPSLPYPPPNFPPVFNLGDPRTWIPNIPSPNPPSPQPPFNPSDPRTWIPRNPFLIPPPPPPPPGFDLRDPRTWIPSFPPSPNSPQNQQP
- the LOC111889838 gene encoding LOW QUALITY PROTEIN: protein MICRORCHIDIA 7 (The sequence of the model RefSeq protein was modified relative to this genomic sequence to represent the inferred CDS: deleted 2 bases in 1 codon; substituted 4 bases at 4 genomic stop codons); the protein is MEVKMIPESTAVGDGMRTVSTNMGTIDVLDSNRGFHCYHGADVMDENNGRPSKKPKIEEQVVEYALPVGFLDPINPDERSLVSVPQTQSILEYQNSNLKAIVPSMSKQFWKAGDYEVSVHNRESVAHPAAGMDHVRVHPRFLHSNATSHKWALGAFAELLDNSLDEVRTGATYVNVDVLNNEKDIGSKMLLIEDNGGGMTPDKLRGCMSLGYSVKSKLANTIGQYGNGFKTSTMRLGADVLVFTRCPGQDGRSPTQSIGMLSYTFLMETGKEDIVVPMIDFEKRGDDWGMMVRFTPEDWKRNMETLVQWSPYSTEEALLQQFDFINIQGTRIIIYNIWEDEEGQLELDFDTDPHDIQIRGVNRDPKKIEMAKQYPNSRHFLTYRHSLRNYAAILYLRIPEGFRIILRGEDVIHHNIVDDMMLTQMVTYKPTQPCPEWTTTRNDQNVSTLNPXVVLFKYYFKXEFXFYSCFSTXQMVAVVTIGFVKDAKDHIDVQGFNVYHKNRLIKPFWRVWNAAGSDGRGVIGVLEADFVEPAHDKQGFERTTVLSRLENRLVVIQKKYWSTNCQEIGYAKRCKSSSDTKCRPSMEDKPDVQSDARAPKLRPIRKVEASTSEESEFPEIITSRSPKIKCKESKATMNGDDTIAKLKEENLQLKKRLETSEGVMLNDLLLDLQSEKDKTISLENQIVKLQEKIQVLDQEQINLIDIFSEERNRREALEETLRNKLKEANDTIEELQRNIKVLKSNGVIIC